The following coding sequences lie in one Primulina huaijiensis isolate GDHJ02 chromosome 2, ASM1229523v2, whole genome shotgun sequence genomic window:
- the LOC140970644 gene encoding serine/threonine-protein kinase BSK2-like, which produces MGCLQSKTANVQSPDQESSQPDAKPDPENGGQVDQDQIPAFNEFALSELRAATNGFSSELIVSESGERAPNVVYRGKLRNNRLVAIKRFSKQSWPDPQQFVAEAAGVGKVRHKRMVNLIGCCAEGDERLLIAEYMPNDTLSKHLFHWDKQPLQWEMRVRIAYNIAEALDHCNAEDRKIYHDLNAYRVLFDEDGDPRLSSFGLMKNSRDGKSYSTNLAYTPPEFLRTGRVIPESVIYSYGTVLLDLLSGKHIPPSHALDLIRGKNVLLVMDSSLEGQYANDDATALVELASKCLQYEARDRPSIKFLLTAVAPLQKQNEVASHVLMGLTKTPVVLPTMLSPLGKACARMDLTAVQDILLKTGYKDDEGADNELSFQEWTQQVQDMLNTKKFGDIAFRDKDFKNAIDYYSKLVSLMTVPSGTVFVRRALSYLMIGQPELALRDAMQAQVCSPEWPTAFYMQALALSKLGMETDAQDMINDGAAFEAKKQNSWRN; this is translated from the exons ATGGGCTGTTTGCAGTCCAAAACCGCTAACGTTCAATCACCTGACCAGGAATCTTCTCAGCCTGATGCTAAACCAGATCCGG AAAATGGGGGCCAAGTGGATCAGGATCAAATACCTGCTTTCAACGAATTTGCACTTTCAGAACTGCGAGCTGCAACGAATGGCTTCAGCAGTGAGTTGATAGTTTCAGAGAGTGGAGAGAGAGCTCCTAATGTCGTGTATAGAGGGAAACTTCGGAATAACCGGCTTGTTGCCATCAAACGATTCTCAAAGCAATCATGGCCTGATCCGCAACAGTTTGTG GCAGAAGCTGCTGGAGTTGGCAAGGTCAGACACAAGAGAATGGTGAACTTAATTGGATGCTGCGCTGAAGGAGATGAACGCCTGTTAATTGCTGAATATATGCCAAATGATACGCTGTCTAAGCATCTGTTTCATT GGGATAAACAACCTCTCCAGTGGGAAATGCGTGTGAGAATCGCATACAACATTGCAGAAGCCCTTGACCACTGCAATGCCGAAGACCGGAAAATATATCACGACTTAAATGCTTACAGAGTTCTTTTTGATGAG GATGGAGACCCTAGGTTATCTAGTTTCGGCTTGATGAAAAACAGTAGGGATGGGAAGAGCTATAGCACCAATTTAGCTTACACTCCCCCGGAGTTTTTACGTACAG GCAGGGTGATTCCAGAGAGCGTGATCTACAGTTATGGAACTGTGCTTCTGGACCTTTTGAGTGGGAAGCATATTCCACCCAGCCAT GCTTTGGACCTGATTAGAGgaaaaaatgttttattggtGATGGACTCGTCCTTGGAGGGTCAATATGCTAACGACGATGCTACCGCACTAGTCGAACTTGCCTCAAAGTGCCTTCAGTATGAGGCTAGGGATAGGCCTAGTATCAAGTTTCTTCTTACTGCTGTAGCACCCCTTCAAAAGCAGAATGAG GTCGCATCACATGTGCTTATGGGTCTGACAAAAACCCCTGTGGTTCTGCCCACCATGCTATCTCCTCTTGGAAAGGCTTGTGCAAGAATGGACCTTACTGCCGTACAGGACATCTTGCTTAAGACAGGTTACAAAGATGATGAAGGTGCCGATAATGAG CTCTCATTCCAAGAGTGGACACAACAAGTTCAAGACATGCTAAATACAAAGAAATTTGGGGATATTGCATTCCGAGACAAGGATTTCAAGAATGCGATTGACTACTACTCCAAG CTTGTATCGTTGATGACTGTCCCATCTGGCACGGTATTCGTGAGGCGAGCTCTCTCTTATCTGATGATCGGCCAACCGGAACTTGCTTTGAGAGATGCCATGCAGGCTCAGGTTTGCTCGCCCGAATGGCCAACGGCCTTCTATATGCAGGCTCTTGCTCTTTCCAAGCTCGGAATGGAGACGGACGCACAGGATATGATCAACGACGGAGCAGCATTTGAAGCCAAGAAACAAAACAGTTGGCGAAACTAG
- the LOC140970645 gene encoding protoheme IX farnesyltransferase, mitochondrial, translated as MWRSYSSKLAILRPSAQLFLRPSSESYHHGLMVRYFSTTPESTDPMNWIQSGSAVQSFGSQVTSANAFDLSSLAAASILKAKEMADLSKRYGRCYWELSKARLSMLVVATSGTGYILGSGSSIDYLGLCCTCAGTMMVAASANSLNQIFEVNNDAKMNRTRFRPLPSGRITMPHAVTWAASVGVTGTALLACQANMLAAGLAASNLFLYAFVYTPLKQIHPVNTWVGAVVGAIPPLLGWAAASGEVSLNGMLLPAALYFWQIPHFMALAYLCRKDYADGGFRMFSLADASGRRTALVALRNCLYLLPLGFLSYIGGITSGWFCVESTLLALAITSTAASFYLNRTTKNARKMFRASLLYLPVFMGGLLLHRLSGNEQSVIEMGMGVTELATSEQKRKRGLVDKQARPPVSYASIAPFPFLPAPSYSSS; from the exons ATGTGGCGGAGTTACTCATCCAAACTCGCCATCCTCCGCCCTTCTGCTCAACTTTTCCTCCGCCCTTCTTCTGAATCCTACCACCATGGGCTTATGGTGCGCTATTTTTCCACCACTCCTGAATCCACCGATCCAATGAATTGGATCCAATCTGGATCAGCGGTTCAGTCTTTCGGGTCACAGGTCACTTCAGCCAACGCGTTTGACTTGTCTTCTTTGGCGGCTGCGTCGATTCTGAAGGCTAAGGAAATGGCGGATTTAAGCAAGCGTTACGGACGGTGTTATTGGGAGCTCTCCAAAGCGCGTCTCAG caTGCTAGTTGTTGCTACTTCTGGCACTGGTTATATCCTCGGGAGTGGGAGCTCCATTGACTACCTTGGCCTTTGCTGCACATGTGCTGGCACAATGATGGTTGCAGCTTCTGCCAACTCCTTAAATCAG ATATTTGAGGTAAATAATGATGCTAAGATGAATAGGACGAGATTTAGGCCACTACCATCGGGCCGCATCACGATGCCTCATGCTGTCACTTGGGCAGCTTCTGTCGGTGTAACTGGCACAGCATTGCTGGCTTGCCAG GCTAATATGCTGGCAGCTGGTCTTGCGGCATCTAATCTTTTTCTTTATGCATTCGTATACACTCCACTGAAGCAGATACATCCCGTGAATACTTGGGTTGGGGCTGTTGTTGGTGCAATCCCACCTCTCCTTGG GTGGGCTGCGGCTTCTGGCGAGGTTTCCCTAAATGGAATGTTGCTTCCAGCTGCTCTCTATTTTTGGCAAATACCACATTTTATGGCCCTCGCATACTTATGCCGCAAAGATTATGCAGATGGAGG GTTTAGGATGTTTTCTCTTGCAGATGCTTCTGGTCGTAGGACAGCCTTGGTTGCTTTGAGGAACTGTCTCTATCTACTTCCATTGGGCTTCCTATCTTATATCG GGGGTATCACATCTGGTTGGTTCTGTGTGGAATCGACGCTGCTTGCTCTAGCTATTACTTCTACTGCTGCATCATTCTATCTAAATCGTACGACAAAAAATGCTCGGAAAATGTTCCGTGCTAGCCTTCTCTATCTCCCTGTCTTTATGGGCGGACTTCTACTTCATCGACTTTCTGGTAATGAGCAGTCCGTGATAGAGATGGGTATGGGGGTGACGGAACTAGCTACCTCTGAACAAAAGAGGAAACGAGGTCTAGTTGACAAGCAAGCACGGCCACCTGTATCTTATGCCTCTATTGCTCCATTCCCTTTCTTGCCAGCTCCTTCATATTCTAGCAGCTGA